From the Streptomyces sp. NBC_00390 genome, the window CGTGGCCCCCGGCGTGAAGATCTCCGCCACGCCGATCTCCTTCAGCGGCGCGATGTCCGCCTCGGGGATGATGCCGCCGCCGAAGACCTTGATGTCCTGGGCGTCGCGCTCCTTGAGGAGCTCGATGACCTTGGCGAACAGCGTGTTGTGCGCTCCGGAGAGGATCGAGAGGCCGATCGCGTCGGCGTCCTCCTGGATCGCGGTGTCCACGATCTGCTCGGGGGTCTGGTGAAGCCCCGTGTAGATGACTTCCATGCCGGCGTCACGCAGCGCACGCGCGATCACCTTGGCGCCGCGATCGTGGCCGTCAAGACCCGGCTTGGCCACCACCACGCGGATCGGACCGGTCACACCCATCACTGCCTCCATACCCACACACCGACTGCGCCGCCACGGGCAGACGCGGAGAG encodes:
- a CDS encoding cobalamin B12-binding domain-containing protein, whose translation is MGVTGPIRVVVAKPGLDGHDRGAKVIARALRDAGMEVIYTGLHQTPEQIVDTAIQEDADAIGLSILSGAHNTLFAKVIELLKERDAQDIKVFGGGIIPEADIAPLKEIGVAEIFTPGATTVSIVDWVNANVREAADA